From one Conyzicola nivalis genomic stretch:
- a CDS encoding GNAT family N-acetyltransferase: MIEVTPAHDFDGIATMLGPKKPESSVCWCLSWRLGSKENRALVGAARAEKVRDLTRRTIAPGVLAHLDGEVVGWGGVAPRSDLYPIEHSRKIPHIDDLPVWSVWCLRVRPGHRGQGITAALIDGAVDYARASGAPAVESCPVDNAGKKVDQTMAFVGTRGMFERAGFSKAADTESVSGGIPRILMRLGL, translated from the coding sequence ATGATCGAGGTGACACCCGCCCACGACTTCGACGGCATAGCGACGATGCTCGGCCCGAAGAAGCCCGAGTCGTCGGTGTGCTGGTGCCTTTCCTGGCGGCTGGGTTCGAAGGAGAACCGAGCTCTCGTGGGCGCCGCACGCGCCGAAAAGGTGCGAGACCTCACCCGGCGCACCATCGCGCCCGGGGTTCTCGCGCACCTCGACGGCGAGGTCGTCGGCTGGGGCGGTGTCGCCCCACGCTCCGACCTGTACCCGATCGAGCACTCGCGCAAGATCCCGCACATCGACGATCTACCGGTCTGGTCCGTCTGGTGCCTCCGCGTGCGGCCCGGCCACAGGGGGCAGGGAATCACGGCCGCTCTCATCGACGGCGCCGTCGACTACGCGCGCGCATCCGGAGCACCCGCGGTCGAGAGCTGCCCCGTCGACAACGCGGGGAAGAAGGTCGACCAGACCATGGCGTTCGTGGGAACGCGCGGCATGTTCGAACGCGCCGGATTCAGCAAGGCGGCAGACACCGAGTCGGTGTCGGGCGGCATTCCCCGCATCCTGATGCGGCTGGGCCTCTAG
- a CDS encoding DMT family transporter, translating to MTIPTCIPRRVVTVAAAVAFVLSWSSGFVAAKVATVDGSMWTLLLWRYLLLAVVLIAACAATGALRGLRAADLRRQATVGAFSQLGYVVFVYASVAAGISTGTTALIDAVQPLVVATLVGPILGLRVRGASWAGLALGVVGVALVVGSQLGGEAPPLAYALPALAMLCLIAATFIDRRRPNDLPILTTLTIHVAVVVVVLAGVALATGNAAPPVSAAFWATTAFTAFVPSLAAYALYWWLIRRIGVTSLNALLFAVAPTTAVAGAVLLGEEFSALTALGFVVSAAAVTIVLVAERKVLTASDDRPKIAA from the coding sequence ATGACTATACCGACCTGTATACCTCGCCGCGTCGTCACGGTAGCGGCCGCCGTCGCCTTCGTGCTGTCGTGGAGCTCGGGCTTCGTCGCGGCGAAGGTGGCGACGGTCGACGGGTCGATGTGGACGCTCCTGCTCTGGCGCTATCTGTTGCTGGCGGTCGTCCTGATCGCGGCGTGCGCCGCGACCGGAGCCCTCCGCGGCCTGCGCGCCGCGGACCTGCGCCGGCAGGCAACCGTGGGCGCGTTCTCGCAGCTCGGCTACGTCGTCTTCGTCTACGCGTCGGTCGCCGCCGGGATCAGCACAGGCACGACGGCGCTGATCGACGCCGTGCAGCCCCTCGTCGTCGCGACGCTGGTCGGCCCGATCCTCGGGCTGCGGGTGCGCGGCGCATCGTGGGCCGGCCTCGCGCTCGGAGTCGTCGGGGTCGCCCTCGTCGTCGGCTCACAGCTGGGCGGCGAGGCCCCGCCCCTCGCCTACGCGCTGCCCGCGCTGGCCATGCTGTGCCTGATCGCGGCGACGTTCATCGACCGGCGCAGGCCGAACGACCTGCCGATCCTCACGACCCTGACCATCCATGTCGCCGTAGTTGTCGTCGTACTCGCCGGTGTGGCTCTCGCGACGGGAAACGCCGCGCCGCCTGTTTCCGCCGCCTTCTGGGCGACGACCGCTTTCACGGCGTTCGTGCCGTCACTCGCGGCCTACGCCCTCTACTGGTGGCTGATCCGGCGCATCGGTGTGACCTCGCTCAACGCGCTGCTGTTCGCGGTGGCGCCGACGACCGCCGTGGCGGGCGCGGTTCTGCTCGGCGAAGAGTTCTCCGCGCTCACCGCGCTCGGGTTCGTCGTTAGCGCGGCCGCGGTCACGATCGTGCTGGTCGCAGAACGCAAGGTCTTAACCGCCTCGGACGACCGCCCTAAGATCGCCGCATGA
- a CDS encoding TetR/AcrR family transcriptional regulator, with the protein MTAPVPQLAPLTPGARRVLDAASALFYERGIHAVGVDTISEAAGVSKKTLYDRFGSKDALVVAYLQHRDARWRAHLDGALAAVPEPGVSRVLAVFDAAISWSEDNSPKGCSAINARAEVSDDDGAQSVFPEVTRQKVWLLDLFAELCADAGVADPVGTAQTLTLLYEGAIVTVGMHTFAEPLERARTVARRLLA; encoded by the coding sequence ATGACCGCTCCCGTGCCGCAGCTCGCCCCACTCACCCCCGGCGCTCGCCGCGTGCTCGATGCCGCGAGCGCCCTCTTCTACGAGCGCGGAATCCACGCCGTCGGCGTCGACACCATCTCCGAAGCGGCCGGGGTGTCGAAGAAGACGCTTTACGACCGTTTCGGCTCGAAGGACGCGCTGGTCGTCGCCTACCTGCAGCATCGCGACGCGCGCTGGCGGGCGCACCTCGACGGGGCTCTCGCCGCGGTACCCGAGCCGGGTGTCTCCCGCGTGCTCGCGGTCTTCGACGCCGCGATCTCGTGGAGCGAAGACAACAGCCCCAAGGGGTGCAGCGCCATCAACGCGCGCGCCGAGGTGAGCGACGACGACGGCGCGCAGTCCGTCTTCCCGGAGGTGACCAGACAGAAGGTATGGCTGCTCGACCTCTTTGCCGAGCTGTGTGCGGATGCCGGAGTCGCCGACCCGGTCGGCACGGCGCAGACCTTGACGCTGCTTTACGAAGGCGCGATCGTCACCGTCGGCATGCACACCTTCGCCGAGCCGTTGGAGCGCGCGCGCACGGTCGCGCGCCGACTGCTCGCCTAG
- a CDS encoding TNT domain-containing protein codes for MQGDTINRLAPPNSKKGSFAAPPGTSFPEMGLPPDRLNPSWNTTEYVVVQKLPPEVLEGVTESAFGQSGGGVQYFFPKGIQWYVDNHYLDVLP; via the coding sequence ATGCAGGGCGATACGATCAACCGTCTCGCGCCCCCAAACTCGAAGAAAGGAAGCTTCGCGGCCCCGCCGGGGACTTCCTTTCCAGAGATGGGGCTGCCACCGGATCGTCTGAACCCGTCGTGGAACACAACTGAGTATGTAGTGGTGCAGAAGTTGCCGCCCGAAGTGTTGGAAGGCGTGACGGAGTCAGCTTTTGGACAAAGTGGGGGTGGAGTGCAGTATTTCTTCCCCAAAGGTATCCAGTGGTACGTCGACAACCATTACCTTGATGTCCTGCCATAA
- a CDS encoding ABC-F family ATP-binding cassette domain-containing protein: MSLIRLHDVEVRFEKTPVLREAFFRLETGDRVGLIGRNGSGKSTLLKLVLEQVTADSGTVTVEDGLKLGYFSQFSELNGASSITQVLDALFVDIKATEAELAEIDATIAADPNADLDAIILRQSELFERMDHLGGWDYTRRIDTALTTLGFTEAHRVCPIDDLSGGWRNRAALAKIVLEQPDVLLLDEPTNYLDVAGVEWLEAWFRDFRGAAIIVSHDRKFLDSVVTRIIEVENFHLHEYPGNFAEYVVQKQFRLKTLEAQFQHENELLAFEAEGISDRREAAKAASKGLDKQLSNIKKSRAPRPVDQIITEIYGGLHVKDVLCRVESLSKSYGDKQLFTDLTLEIRRGNRIVVLGSNGSGKTTLLRVLTGEEKADHGRADWAAGAKIVSYNQMLEDLDDTDTVTHAVNALPDSLALTATRKSVGRFLSMFQFSEADLKSRIGTLSGGQRARVAMAQCLLSGASVLLLDEPTNHLDMASTQVMERALVHFPGAVVVVSHDRFFTDKIANRQLVFDAAAPGVIDVRAV; encoded by the coding sequence ATGAGCCTGATCAGACTGCACGACGTCGAAGTGCGCTTCGAGAAAACCCCGGTGCTGCGCGAGGCCTTCTTCCGCCTCGAGACCGGCGACCGGGTCGGTCTGATCGGTCGCAATGGTTCCGGCAAGTCGACGCTGCTGAAGCTCGTGCTGGAACAGGTGACCGCCGACTCCGGCACCGTCACGGTCGAAGACGGCCTGAAGCTGGGCTACTTCTCCCAGTTCTCCGAACTGAACGGCGCGTCATCCATCACCCAGGTCCTCGATGCTCTCTTCGTCGACATCAAGGCGACCGAAGCGGAACTCGCCGAGATCGACGCGACCATCGCCGCCGACCCGAACGCCGACCTCGACGCGATCATCCTGCGCCAGAGCGAGCTGTTCGAGCGCATGGACCATCTCGGCGGCTGGGACTACACCCGCCGTATCGACACGGCCCTCACCACCCTCGGCTTCACCGAGGCCCACCGCGTCTGCCCGATCGACGACCTCTCGGGCGGCTGGCGCAACCGTGCGGCCCTCGCCAAGATCGTGCTCGAGCAGCCCGACGTGCTTCTTCTCGACGAACCGACCAACTATCTGGATGTCGCGGGGGTCGAGTGGCTCGAAGCGTGGTTCCGCGACTTCCGCGGTGCCGCCATCATCGTGTCGCACGACCGCAAGTTCCTCGACTCCGTGGTCACCCGCATCATCGAGGTCGAGAACTTCCACCTGCACGAGTACCCGGGTAATTTCGCGGAGTACGTCGTGCAGAAGCAGTTCCGGCTGAAGACCCTCGAGGCGCAGTTCCAGCACGAGAACGAGCTGCTCGCCTTCGAGGCCGAGGGCATCTCCGACCGGCGCGAGGCCGCGAAGGCCGCGAGCAAAGGACTCGACAAGCAGCTCTCGAACATCAAGAAGTCCCGCGCGCCGCGCCCGGTCGACCAGATCATCACCGAGATCTACGGCGGCCTGCACGTGAAAGACGTGCTGTGCCGGGTCGAGTCGCTCAGCAAGAGCTACGGCGACAAGCAGCTTTTCACCGACCTCACCCTCGAGATCCGCCGCGGCAACCGCATCGTTGTGCTCGGCTCGAACGGCAGCGGCAAGACGACCCTGCTGCGCGTGCTCACCGGCGAGGAGAAGGCCGACCACGGGCGGGCCGACTGGGCTGCCGGCGCCAAGATCGTCTCCTACAACCAGATGCTCGAAGACCTGGATGACACGGATACGGTCACCCACGCGGTGAACGCCCTCCCCGACAGCCTGGCCCTCACGGCCACACGCAAATCGGTCGGCCGCTTCCTGTCGATGTTCCAGTTCTCCGAGGCCGACCTCAAGAGCCGCATCGGCACCCTGTCGGGAGGTCAGCGGGCCCGGGTCGCCATGGCGCAGTGCCTGCTCTCCGGTGCATCCGTTCTCCTCCTCGACGAACCGACCAACCACCTCGACATGGCGAGCACCCAGGTGATGGAACGTGCCCTCGTGCACTTTCCCGGCGCCGTGGTGGTGGTGAGCCACGACCGGTTCTTCACCGACAAGATCGCGAACCGGCAGCTGGTGTTCGATGCCGCCGCGCCCGGGGTGATCGACGTGCGCGCGGTCTGA
- a CDS encoding lipid-transfer protein: MPHARIAGVGMVPFATPRTAPPVLDMAEGAIRAALADSGLEFTAVQQAYAGYVYGDSTSGQAAIYRVGATGIPIVNVNNNCSTGSTALWLARQAVESGEADCVLAVGFEQMQRGAIQSHWTDRPSPFDMFQDVADATQGKNPGVPIAAQWFGGAGQQYAERWGVGPETFAAVSVKSRLHAVGNPYAVFREPVTVEQVLASDHVFGPLTRLQCCPPTCGAAAAIVCSEEFARANGIDASVRIRAQAMTTDTPQTFGGDLVDLVGYGMAQSAARQVYEKSGVDPLDLRVVELHDCFTSNEILSYEALGLTGPGTAAQFVADGDNTYGGRVVTNPSGGLLSKGHPLGASGLAQCAELVWQLRGQAGARQVDDVTVALQHNIGIGGAAVVTLYEAVAS; the protein is encoded by the coding sequence TTGCCGCACGCACGCATAGCCGGGGTCGGGATGGTGCCGTTCGCCACGCCGCGCACCGCGCCGCCCGTTCTCGACATGGCCGAGGGGGCGATCCGGGCGGCGCTCGCCGACTCGGGGCTCGAGTTTACGGCCGTGCAACAGGCCTATGCCGGCTACGTCTATGGCGACTCCACCTCGGGGCAGGCGGCGATCTACCGGGTCGGGGCCACCGGCATCCCCATCGTCAACGTGAATAACAACTGCTCGACGGGGTCGACGGCGTTGTGGCTCGCGCGGCAGGCGGTCGAGAGCGGCGAGGCGGACTGCGTGCTCGCGGTGGGCTTCGAGCAGATGCAGCGCGGCGCGATCCAGTCGCACTGGACCGACAGGCCGAGCCCGTTCGATATGTTTCAGGATGTCGCGGACGCCACCCAGGGCAAGAACCCGGGTGTGCCGATCGCAGCGCAGTGGTTCGGCGGCGCGGGGCAGCAGTACGCGGAGCGCTGGGGCGTGGGGCCGGAGACCTTCGCGGCCGTGTCGGTGAAGTCGCGCCTGCACGCGGTGGGCAATCCCTACGCGGTATTCCGCGAGCCGGTCACCGTGGAGCAGGTGCTCGCGTCCGACCACGTGTTCGGCCCGCTCACCCGGCTGCAGTGCTGCCCGCCGACGTGCGGTGCGGCGGCAGCGATCGTCTGCTCGGAGGAGTTCGCGCGAGCCAACGGGATCGACGCGAGCGTGCGCATCCGGGCCCAGGCGATGACCACCGACACCCCGCAGACCTTCGGTGGCGACCTGGTCGACCTCGTCGGCTACGGCATGGCGCAGTCGGCCGCGCGGCAGGTCTACGAGAAAAGCGGGGTCGACCCGCTCGACCTGAGGGTCGTCGAACTGCACGACTGCTTCACGTCGAACGAGATCCTGTCGTACGAGGCCCTCGGGCTGACCGGGCCGGGCACTGCCGCGCAGTTCGTCGCCGACGGCGACAACACCTACGGCGGCCGGGTGGTCACCAACCCCTCGGGCGGGCTGCTCTCGAAGGGCCACCCGCTCGGCGCTTCCGGACTGGCTCAGTGCGCCGAATTGGTCTGGCAGCTGCGCGGCCAGGCCGGCGCGCGCCAGGTCGACGACGTCACCGTCGCGCTGCAGCACAATATCGGCATCGGGGGAGCGGCCGTGGTCACGCTCTACGAGGCCGTCGCGTCGTAG
- a CDS encoding DoxX family protein, whose translation MTSTLDKLEKKAPASVPRTIGRIGLGAVLVLAGVSHLTFARGDFQAQVPEWLPLDKDFVVLASGVVEISLGGALVALPKRRVLVGLVAAAFFIAIFPGNISQWVTRTPAFGLDTDSKRAVRLVFQPLLVLWALWSTGAWRALRRSK comes from the coding sequence ATGACGTCAACGCTCGACAAGCTCGAAAAGAAGGCCCCGGCCTCGGTCCCCCGCACCATCGGCAGGATCGGGCTCGGGGCCGTCCTCGTTCTCGCGGGAGTCTCGCACCTGACATTCGCGCGCGGCGATTTCCAGGCGCAGGTGCCCGAGTGGCTGCCCCTCGACAAAGACTTCGTGGTGTTGGCGTCCGGCGTCGTCGAGATCTCCCTCGGTGGCGCGCTCGTTGCCCTGCCGAAGCGGCGCGTGCTGGTCGGGCTCGTCGCGGCGGCGTTCTTCATCGCCATCTTCCCCGGCAACATCTCGCAGTGGGTCACGCGCACCCCCGCCTTCGGCCTCGACACGGATTCGAAGCGAGCCGTGCGCCTCGTCTTCCAGCCGCTGCTCGTGCTGTGGGCGCTCTGGTCGACGGGCGCCTGGCGGGCGCTGCGCCGGTCGAAGTAG
- a CDS encoding LLM class flavin-dependent oxidoreductase encodes MTIPLSLLDLAPIAPGTTARESFAGSVALAQAAERTGYTRVWYAEHHNMPSIASSATSVLIGHVAGQTSTIRLGSGGIMLPNHAPLTIAEQFGTLATLYPDRIDLGLGRAPGSDQNTMRALRRDPMSAESFPQDIIELQGYLSGQSVIPDVQAVPGAGTNVPLYILGSSLFGAKLAAALGLPYAFASHFAPDALMDAVAIYRRDFRPSAQLDAPHLIVAVNAIAAEDSADAVEQATIVRRSRVRMMIARGQNTPEYTDAQIDEFLTTAQGAQLANMMKHTAVGTPAEVRDYLTDFATATGADELIVAHASSGLDDRLRSVELTAVAMGITSAVAA; translated from the coding sequence ATGACTATCCCGCTCTCCCTGCTCGACCTGGCTCCGATCGCTCCCGGCACCACCGCGAGGGAGAGTTTCGCCGGCAGCGTCGCGCTCGCCCAGGCCGCCGAACGCACCGGGTACACCCGCGTTTGGTACGCCGAGCACCACAACATGCCGTCGATCGCCTCCTCGGCCACGAGCGTCCTGATAGGCCACGTCGCCGGCCAGACCAGCACGATCCGCCTCGGCTCCGGCGGCATCATGCTGCCGAACCACGCACCGCTCACGATTGCCGAGCAGTTCGGCACGCTCGCCACCCTCTACCCCGACCGCATCGACCTCGGTCTCGGCCGCGCTCCCGGCAGCGACCAGAACACGATGCGCGCGCTGCGGCGCGACCCCATGTCGGCGGAGTCGTTCCCGCAGGACATCATCGAACTGCAGGGGTACCTCAGCGGCCAGTCCGTCATCCCCGACGTGCAGGCCGTTCCGGGCGCGGGTACGAACGTGCCGCTCTACATCCTCGGGTCGTCGCTGTTCGGCGCGAAGCTGGCGGCCGCCCTCGGCCTGCCGTACGCCTTCGCCTCCCACTTCGCCCCCGACGCACTGATGGACGCCGTCGCGATCTACCGGCGCGATTTCCGCCCCTCGGCGCAGCTCGACGCCCCGCACCTCATCGTCGCGGTGAACGCGATCGCCGCCGAGGATTCGGCCGACGCCGTCGAGCAGGCGACCATCGTGCGCCGTTCCCGGGTGCGCATGATGATCGCCCGCGGCCAGAACACGCCGGAATACACCGACGCGCAGATCGATGAGTTCCTGACGACCGCGCAGGGCGCCCAGCTCGCCAACATGATGAAGCACACCGCCGTCGGAACCCCCGCCGAGGTGCGCGACTACCTCACGGATTTCGCCACGGCGACCGGCGCCGACGAGCTCATCGTCGCGCACGCGTCATCCGGACTCGACGACCGCCTGCGCTCCGTCGAGCTGACGGCCGTGGCGATGGGCATCACCTCGGCCGTCGCGGCCTAG
- a CDS encoding pyridoxal phosphate-dependent decarboxylase family protein, whose amino-acid sequence MAIIGGYRGPLDHAHESALRWLDSLPTRQVSPARTADELAADFDAPLPEKGADATAVVDRLVELGEPGLMAIPSGRFFGWVMGGTLPAALAADWLVSAWDQNAAMRFATPAAAAIEQVTGRWIVDLLGLPEGSGVGFTTGGTMANFVGLAAGRKAVLDAVGWDLDALGLSGSPRITVLVGDEYHGSIDLALRYLGLGAPVTVAADDQGRIRPDALNSALEAADGPTIVCLQAGNLHSGAFDPMADCIAAAHAAGAWVHVDGAFGLWAAASPLYSERLRGIEGADSWATDAHKTLNVPYDCGIAVVADPEALRRVFSLHTSYIIHDDSAPADPFEKVPEMSRRAREVPVWAALSSLGREGAVALVEGLAANARALADGLARLPGVEVLNDVVFTQVCLSFGSDERTRRVSQRVMDDGTVWMSGSRWRGRDILRISVSNWSTGPDDVAASVAAVARAIDAEP is encoded by the coding sequence ATGGCGATCATCGGCGGATACCGCGGTCCACTCGACCACGCACACGAGTCGGCCCTGCGCTGGCTCGACTCGCTGCCGACCCGGCAGGTCTCACCGGCCCGCACGGCCGACGAGCTGGCGGCGGATTTCGACGCTCCGCTGCCGGAGAAGGGGGCGGATGCCACGGCTGTCGTCGACCGTCTGGTCGAGTTGGGCGAACCGGGACTCATGGCCATCCCGTCGGGGAGGTTCTTCGGCTGGGTGATGGGCGGCACGCTGCCCGCGGCCCTCGCGGCGGACTGGTTGGTCAGCGCGTGGGACCAGAACGCCGCCATGCGTTTCGCCACACCCGCCGCCGCCGCGATCGAGCAGGTGACCGGCCGGTGGATCGTCGACCTGCTCGGACTGCCGGAGGGTAGCGGCGTCGGCTTCACGACGGGTGGCACGATGGCGAACTTCGTGGGCCTCGCCGCCGGGCGCAAGGCCGTGCTCGACGCGGTCGGCTGGGATCTCGACGCCCTCGGCCTCAGTGGGTCGCCGCGCATCACGGTGCTCGTCGGCGACGAATACCACGGCTCGATCGACCTCGCGCTGCGGTACCTCGGTCTCGGCGCGCCGGTGACGGTGGCTGCGGACGACCAGGGGCGCATCCGCCCCGACGCCCTGAACTCTGCCCTCGAAGCGGCCGACGGTCCGACGATCGTCTGCCTGCAGGCCGGCAACCTGCATTCGGGTGCCTTCGACCCGATGGCCGACTGCATCGCCGCCGCCCACGCCGCGGGCGCCTGGGTGCACGTCGACGGGGCGTTCGGCCTGTGGGCCGCGGCGAGCCCGCTGTACTCCGAACGGTTGCGCGGCATCGAAGGTGCCGACTCGTGGGCGACCGACGCGCACAAGACGCTCAACGTGCCCTACGACTGCGGCATCGCGGTCGTCGCCGACCCCGAGGCCTTACGCAGGGTGTTCAGCCTGCACACGAGCTACATCATCCACGACGATTCCGCCCCGGCGGACCCGTTCGAGAAGGTGCCCGAAATGTCGCGGCGGGCCAGGGAGGTCCCGGTGTGGGCCGCGCTCAGCTCGCTCGGCCGGGAGGGAGCCGTCGCGCTCGTCGAAGGACTCGCGGCCAATGCCCGCGCCCTCGCCGACGGCCTCGCGCGGCTGCCGGGCGTCGAGGTGCTCAACGACGTCGTGTTCACCCAGGTGTGCCTGAGCTTCGGGTCGGACGAACGCACCCGGCGGGTGAGCCAGCGCGTGATGGACGACGGCACCGTGTGGATGTCGGGGTCGCGCTGGCGCGGACGGGACATCCTGCGCATCTCCGTCAGCAACTGGTCGACCGGACCGGACGACGTGGCGGCATCGGTCGCCGCGGTCGCCCGGGCGATCGACGCCGAGCCCTAG
- a CDS encoding winged helix-turn-helix transcriptional regulator, with translation MSTHALAIQHIDDAECRRFLSSVELVGRRWSSGVLLAIARGASRFSEITASVPGLSDRLLAQRLKELEAAGLLEREIIASTPVQVRYTLTASGTDLIESLQPLVGWGQRWGTPEQP, from the coding sequence GTGAGCACGCACGCATTAGCCATCCAGCACATCGACGACGCCGAGTGCCGCCGGTTCCTCTCCTCGGTCGAACTGGTGGGCAGGCGGTGGAGTTCGGGCGTCCTGCTCGCGATCGCCAGGGGCGCTTCTCGGTTCAGCGAGATAACCGCCTCGGTGCCGGGGCTATCCGACCGGCTGCTGGCTCAACGGTTGAAAGAGCTCGAGGCGGCCGGCCTGCTCGAACGCGAGATCATCGCGAGCACGCCCGTGCAGGTGCGGTACACGCTGACCGCGAGCGGCACCGACCTGATCGAGTCGCTGCAGCCGCTCGTCGGCTGGGGCCAGCGCTGGGGCACACCCGAGCAGCCCTGA
- a CDS encoding LLM class flavin-dependent oxidoreductase gives MPDYGLPLHFGTFITPTNRQPDAPVALAKLSEQLGYDLVTFQDHPYQPSFLDTWTLMTWVAAQTSTIRIAPNVLNVPLRPPAVTARAAASLDLLSGGRFDLGLGAGGFWDAVDAMGGAHLSPGQAVDALSEAIDVIRGIWAVDDRTPLRIEGEHYHLRGAKRGPAPAHEIPLWIGALKPRMLRLTGRKGDGWLPSLAYLEPGDYARGNATIDEAALAAGRNPREIRRLANVGGRFGASNGGFLVGPSEQWVEQLLPYAIDDGVSTFILAGDDPTAMQRFAEEVAPALREAVRRERASAGTVTGVVRRASVIASRRDGIDYDGVPAGVTAIEPGDLGFAGVRSTYMRGGSPGLVLRPADTAQVVEALAFARRNDVRLAIRSGGHGISGRSTNDGGIVIDLGAMNAIEILDEGSRRIRVQPGARWADVAAALEPYGWALSSGDYGGVGVGGLATAGGIGWLAREHGLTIDHLRAVEIVLADGSVVTANDDENTDLFWAVRGAGANFGIVTSFEFEVDEVGPVGFAQLAFDATDTAGFLEGWGAAVEAAPRDLTSFLIMGPSSAEQPAVAQLMTVVDSDDPDTVLDRLQPLADLAPLLQQSVQILPYSAVMANASDAPHNGRGEPQARSGLVEHITPEFARAAAAMLASGDVHFFQIRSVGGAVADVAPDATAYAHRSANFSVVALGASAETLDRRWRELYGHFTGLYLSFDTDQRAERLTDAFPEATLDRLRLLKARLDPENTFRDNFNIV, from the coding sequence ATGCCCGATTATGGTTTGCCGCTGCACTTCGGCACGTTCATCACCCCCACCAACCGCCAGCCTGACGCGCCGGTGGCTCTCGCCAAGCTCAGCGAGCAGCTCGGCTACGACCTCGTCACGTTCCAGGACCACCCGTACCAGCCGTCGTTCCTCGACACGTGGACGCTGATGACCTGGGTCGCGGCGCAGACCTCCACGATCCGCATCGCGCCGAACGTGCTCAACGTCCCGCTGCGCCCGCCCGCCGTCACCGCGCGCGCCGCCGCGAGCCTCGACCTGCTCTCGGGCGGCCGGTTCGACCTGGGCCTCGGGGCAGGCGGCTTCTGGGACGCCGTCGACGCCATGGGAGGCGCCCACCTGTCGCCGGGGCAGGCCGTCGACGCTCTCAGCGAGGCGATCGACGTGATCCGCGGCATCTGGGCGGTGGACGACAGGACTCCGCTGCGCATCGAGGGCGAGCACTACCACCTGCGCGGTGCGAAACGCGGTCCGGCCCCCGCGCACGAGATCCCGCTGTGGATCGGGGCGTTGAAGCCTCGGATGCTGCGGCTCACCGGCCGCAAAGGTGACGGGTGGCTGCCCTCCCTCGCCTATCTCGAGCCGGGCGACTACGCGCGCGGCAACGCCACCATCGACGAGGCCGCGCTCGCCGCCGGACGGAATCCGCGCGAGATCCGGCGGCTCGCCAATGTCGGCGGACGCTTCGGAGCGTCGAACGGCGGCTTCCTCGTCGGGCCGAGCGAACAGTGGGTCGAGCAGCTGCTTCCCTATGCGATCGACGACGGGGTCTCGACGTTCATCCTCGCGGGCGACGACCCGACCGCGATGCAACGCTTCGCCGAAGAGGTGGCTCCCGCGCTGCGCGAAGCCGTTCGCCGCGAGCGCGCGTCCGCGGGCACGGTCACAGGCGTCGTGAGGCGGGCGTCGGTCATCGCCAGCCGCCGCGACGGCATCGACTACGACGGCGTCCCCGCGGGCGTCACCGCGATCGAGCCGGGCGACCTCGGTTTCGCGGGCGTGCGCTCCACCTACATGCGCGGCGGTTCGCCCGGGCTGGTGCTCAGGCCCGCCGACACGGCCCAGGTCGTCGAGGCGCTCGCGTTCGCGCGGCGCAACGACGTGCGCCTCGCGATCCGCAGCGGCGGACACGGCATCAGCGGACGCTCGACGAACGACGGCGGCATCGTCATCGACCTCGGCGCGATGAACGCGATCGAGATCCTCGACGAGGGATCCCGCCGCATCCGGGTGCAACCGGGAGCGCGGTGGGCGGATGTCGCGGCCGCCCTCGAACCGTACGGGTGGGCCCTCAGCTCGGGCGACTACGGGGGAGTGGGCGTCGGCGGCCTCGCCACCGCGGGCGGCATCGGCTGGCTCGCCCGCGAGCACGGCCTGACCATCGACCACCTGCGCGCGGTCGAGATCGTGCTCGCCGACGGCAGCGTGGTCACCGCGAACGACGACGAGAACACCGACCTGTTCTGGGCGGTGCGCGGGGCGGGAGCAAACTTCGGCATCGTCACGTCGTTCGAGTTCGAGGTCGACGAGGTGGGGCCGGTCGGCTTCGCGCAGCTCGCGTTCGACGCGACCGACACCGCCGGCTTCCTCGAGGGATGGGGCGCGGCCGTCGAGGCGGCGCCCCGCGACCTCACCAGCTTCCTGATCATGGGTCCCTCGAGCGCCGAACAGCCCGCCGTGGCGCAGCTGATGACCGTCGTCGACTCCGACGACCCCGACACGGTGCTCGACCGGCTCCAGCCGCTCGCCGACCTCGCCCCGCTGCTGCAGCAGTCGGTGCAGATCCTGCCGTACTCGGCCGTGATGGCGAACGCCAGCGACGCCCCGCACAACGGCAGGGGCGAACCGCAGGCGCGGTCGGGACTCGTCGAGCACATCACCCCCGAGTTCGCCCGCGCCGCGGCCGCGATGCTGGCGAGCGGGGACGTGCATTTCTTCCAGATCCGCTCGGTGGGAGGGGCGGTCGCCGACGTCGCTCCGGATGCCACGGCCTACGCCCACAGGTCGGCGAACTTCTCCGTGGTCGCCTTGGGTGCGAGCGCCGAAACGCTCGACCGGCGGTGGCGTGAGCTGTACGGCCACTTCACCGGGCTCTACCTGAGTTTCGACACCGACCAGCGTGCCGAGCGCCTCACCGACGCGTTCCCGGAGGCGACGCTGGACCGGCTGCGACTGCTCAAGGCGCGGCTCGACCCGGAGAACACCTTCCGCGACAACTTCAACATCGTGTGA